One window of the Camelina sativa cultivar DH55 chromosome 1, Cs, whole genome shotgun sequence genome contains the following:
- the LOC104773518 gene encoding probable small nuclear ribonucleoprotein G, producing the protein MSRSGQPPDLKKYMDKKLQIKLNANRTVVGTLRGFDQFMNLVVDNTVAVNGDDKTDIGMVVIRGNSIVTVEALEPVGRS; encoded by the exons ATGAGTCGTTCAGGTCAGCCTCCGGATCTCAAGAA GTATATGGACAAGAAACTCCAAA TTAAGCTTAATGCCAACCGAACGGTAGTTGGAACTCTACGTGGGTTTGATCAGTTCATGAATCTTGTTGTGGATAACACTGTTGCAGTCAATGGTGATGACAAGACTGACATTGGGATGGTG GTGATTAGAGGAAACAGCATTGTCACTGTTGAGGCTCTTGAACCAGTTGGCAGATCTTAG